TTTGGAATCATGGTTATTGCCGGTGTGCTAATGTTTAGTAAGCAGCCCCAGGCAGCAGTAATACAGAATCCTTCTCAATGATAACTGCAAATTAATCAAGCTTGCTCTTTTGCAAAAATTTGCATCAAAGGTCCACGGTGTCTGTTGAAATCTTTGCCGTTTTTGCCATACCTATCATAACTTTTCCATCGTAAGGGTCAATTCTTTGTCACGCAGTAAGGGAAAGGATAAAACCACTCTTCCCCAGCTTGCCTGTGTGAACCCAACCTTAACCGCTGTCAAAGGAATCTCAGTGGGCCATGCTATGCATAAGTCAGAGCATACTGGCTGCACAGTCATTCTTTTGTCTCCTGCCTCTCCCGTCGCCGTGGATGCCAGAGGAGGCTATCCTACCACCTTTGATACTCACGGGATAGAAACTTCCAAGGCTTACGTGAAACGAGATGCAATCTTTCTCTCTGGCGGTGATGTCTTTGGCCTAGCAGCAGCTAGTGGCGTTCAGAAGTACCTAGTTGAATCAGGTCTTGCGTCTGACCAAGCTGGCAAGAGACTCCCTCTTGTTGTCGGAGCTACAATTTATGATCTGCATGGGAGCAGAGTCTCCAGAGTAGATTATGCTTCATTGGCTCTTGATGCATGCAGAAAAGCTACCCCAGAGCCAGTGAAACTGGGAAGAGTCGGAGTGGGGGCTGGAGCATCTGCAGGTAATTTTGCAGGGCACGAATTCAGCACAAAGAGCGGTGTAGGAAGCTCAGCTGCAAAGATCGCAGGAAGCATAACAGTGGCAGCGCTGGTGGTTGTTAATTCAATGGGAAATATATTCGATTTCGGAACTGGGAGAGTAGTTGCAGGGGCAAAAAGGAATGGGAGACCTTTAAGTTTTGAAGACTTTCAGTTTGAATATATAACTGGCATTAAACGTGAAAAGAAAAAGCGGAATACCACTCTGGCTGTAGTTGCAACTGACGCCAGACTGGAACACGAAGAATTATTGAAGGTGGCGCAGCTTGCACATAACGGTCTGGCCATGACAATTAGACCTGTCCACACATCAGAGGACGGAGACACAGTGTTTGCGGTTTCTACGGGCAAGCTGGAGATTCGAGGGCAAAGGACCAAGTATCTAGATCTGATAGGATACTACTCATCAATGGTTGTTGCCAGGTCTATAGTTTCCATCTTTAAGAAGAAGGTTTAAAGTTAAATTAGAGAAGAAGTCGCATTTTTGGCAGACAGCAAATGTTGCAATCTGTGATATTTCCAAAGGTTTGATCGTTACATAGAATAAGCAAGAAAGCTCCGACCTTCAGGGAGGAGATGAATTGCGAAAAGTATATATTGTCTCCGGTATATCAGCTTGACATCCCCCTAACCTATGTGGAGCCGAGAAACACGTCGAAAGAGTGTCCTCGGTGTGGAAGCATAGGTATTAGAGAGGGTTCAAGTGTCTGAATGGACACGTTGACCATGCCGACGTAAACGCATCGTTCAACGTTGCGTTGCGTCCTCCTTCAGTGGAAGGTAATGGTCGATTGCATGCAGACAGAGATGCATGCAAGGGGAGCACTGATACCCCCAGAGAGGCAACTCCGAGAACGACGGAGACCTCAGAACCCCCGAAGCTTCAGCGAGGGGAGTATGTCAGAGTTCGGCAGACCTTTATTCATATTGATCCAGAGAAATGTTCAGGTTTGGTGAATGTTGTAGTGGGTTTCTTGTCGTAAGTCACCTGCTGTTAGGTCCATGATATTTGATGTAGATGCGGAGTTCAGACTCCAATCCTATCGAAAATAACAGGATAAAATGAGATACCAATTCTAACACTTAAATTAAGGTTCGGATGACATAGTACAGTTGAAAGTCTATCTCGGCTGCTCAGGGTGGAGCTACGATGCCTGGGTTGGCCCTTTCTATCCTTCAGGTTCGAAGCCTGCAGACTATCTCAAACTCTATTCAAGAGTCTTTGATGCAGTCGAGATAGATTCCACATTTTACAGATTGCCGAGCAGCCGTATGATTCAGAGATGGGCCTCTTCAACTCCTGACAACTTCGTCTTCACTGCCAAGATGCCCAAACAGATAACACATGAAAGCGGTTTCGAAGATTATCAGAAGCTTCTTGGCTACTTCATAAATTCCATGAACATATTGCATGGTAAGCTGGGCTGCATCCTGGTTCAGCTGCCACCTTCCTTCACCTATTCTAAAGTCTGGAAGAAGCTGGGCGCCTTTCTGGAGGTGCTGCCGCATGGCTTTTGCTACGCGATAGAGTTCAGGCATTCGGACTGGTTCAGGAGCGAAGTATACAAGAGGCTGGAAGAATTAAACATCACGATGGCCTGGTCCGAGACGCCTTATACTGATACCCCACCAGTCATGACTACCTCGCTTGTATACTTGAGGCTTGTAGGAGACAGGTCGATCAGAGAGGAGCAGTTCGGTAGGATTGTAAAAGACAGGTCAGATGCGATAAAGAAATGGGCGAAGAACATAAAAGAAGCAAACCCCGATAGAGTGTTCGCTTTTTCAAACAATCATTTTCAGGGCTTCGGACCTGCTACAGTTAACCAGCTCAGGAGGGAGCTTGGCATGGAAGAGTTAAACTGGTCGAGGACCATGCTCTCCTATAGAGATGTTGGACAGCGCTCGCTATTTGAATGATCTTCGGGCAAGCTGTAGCCAGGCCTGCTATCTGACTCATAATGGGGCTTATTCACTTTCGTAAGATGCAAGATAATTATCCTTTACATATGAAACCCTGTCTGTCTTTAATTCAAGCTATACCTCAGGATAAACACTTAAGAGATTCTGCCCAGTCATGCCAAGTATGCGCTCTGAGCTTGACCTCATAAGGGACCTCTACAACTACAATTCTGTC
This portion of the Conexivisphaerales archaeon genome encodes:
- a CDS encoding DUF72 domain-containing protein; translation: MKVYLGCSGWSYDAWVGPFYPSGSKPADYLKLYSRVFDAVEIDSTFYRLPSSRMIQRWASSTPDNFVFTAKMPKQITHESGFEDYQKLLGYFINSMNILHGKLGCILVQLPPSFTYSKVWKKLGAFLEVLPHGFCYAIEFRHSDWFRSEVYKRLEELNITMAWSETPYTDTPPVMTTSLVYLRLVGDRSIREEQFGRIVKDRSDAIKKWAKNIKEANPDRVFAFSNNHFQGFGPATVNQLRRELGMEELNWSRTMLSYRDVGQRSLFE
- a CDS encoding P1 family peptidase, coding for MSRSKGKDKTTLPQLACVNPTLTAVKGISVGHAMHKSEHTGCTVILLSPASPVAVDARGGYPTTFDTHGIETSKAYVKRDAIFLSGGDVFGLAAASGVQKYLVESGLASDQAGKRLPLVVGATIYDLHGSRVSRVDYASLALDACRKATPEPVKLGRVGVGAGASAGNFAGHEFSTKSGVGSSAAKIAGSITVAALVVVNSMGNIFDFGTGRVVAGAKRNGRPLSFEDFQFEYITGIKREKKKRNTTLAVVATDARLEHEELLKVAQLAHNGLAMTIRPVHTSEDGDTVFAVSTGKLEIRGQRTKYLDLIGYYSSMVVARSIVSIFKKKV